The following are encoded in a window of Penicillium oxalicum strain HP7-1 chromosome II, whole genome shotgun sequence genomic DNA:
- a CDS encoding Molybdopterin synthase sulfur carrier subunit, which translates to MTAKPDAQSGPTSSDSFTIYYFATASQFTSKHTERLPAPLPLSKLYPLLEDRYPGIRTKVLASCGISLQNEYVDVEEDADRVIQAGEEVAIIPPVSSG; encoded by the coding sequence ATGACCGCAAAGCCAGACGCCCAGTCTGGACCGACTTCATCCGACTCATTCACCATATACTACTTTGCAACTGCATCACAATTTACATCCAAACATACTGAGCGTCTTCCTgcacccttgcccttgtccaaGCTGTACCCGTTGCTCGAGGATCGATATCCGGGGATCCGGACCAAAGTCTTGGCAAGCTGTGGAATCAGTCTGCAGAATGAATATGTGGAtgtcgaggaagatgccGACAGGGTGATTCAAGCGGGAGAGGAGGTGGCTATCATCCCACCGGTCAGTTCGGGGTAG